From one Anopheles cruzii chromosome 3, idAnoCruzAS_RS32_06, whole genome shotgun sequence genomic stretch:
- the LOC128270762 gene encoding meiosis regulator and mRNA stability factor 1 has protein sequence MTNSFYEMRSFPDLVANLAAEGAKMYNTRQSYNGQMGYNMKLYNYQSAPYVSQVYGNCHPKQRYTPYPNRNYGGLSGGPSNGSAPSSINQSNLCPPNHLVQPSFPPGSGSFQAVSNKSLNSSLNSSGSDSGKNSTFYSNNTSGCSSPHQSNYSTDSLCTGSSNGHNSSAMNTSGPGPSLSSVLSASVPPAEQTATDREQKEAITLQISNLDGTIDEHRMHQYLLCQLEPITPVISLTIESPSLAKVKVPSAQCAKHVVANLHRKKIGHKRMVVSYIKDPSSAESSALRCQVAGLLNDVPFYSLPINRFRELFQSRFKSSINVLDLYRMQDVCTITTDKNEEKYISLQPELVDTLRNNPLVETSQHSVPYCMYHFKQKKEKGWAEQEIEPLPSVMIGITQLQALVYSLLKSHKNDIPVASILYCIEHELQAKIVPNENGVPLEHLLCCIRGVQITHNSFGIKVISWLDHELNSTKDNDDAWSVNMRYMPVSPSNEFLQQISREVVELIKMSPKSTMRFTRFIPAYHGHFGKQCRVADYGYTRLIELFEALSPVVQVMGDGENRHITLTHRTQIRRFTNDLLKILRGRPSKSLLLSQLPMMFSLAQNRLFDVTDYGVCELYDIVDGLIYSNSIVSKACNDNDLLISIVKRKQTAAEMEKTCVFAGEAVELFRKAPQFSILFKKFVRSYHYHFGYQCRLSDYGFMKLSDLLEALGGLIEMEQSNDEDRKTYLNYHVALRIFAEQVQEIISHCTGSSSTMVRLSGILNVHKNKYGYQLQPSSLGFSTMFDAMRALPYTDIFESGGDYMVVSHLDDSAFRMRTYAVCVVLIASQKDRVPVMELVRDYQQRFKECLTEKQIASMKHAVMMEMDKGSPTVTMTPLMKFVLRLVQVVKQRAPINVCDLKQTLGVSLRTCFEFGFPNLSSVINAFPDVFVANNMACIHERSYIELNRDCILAKVCVDVEDRPSTAAPLSDGGANENVKPPTVDYRLRPVLAASAGPNPVATEPAWRNHVYPPPQQSLLNPIASKGLQLPPGPPQLHHGSVGLPMQPLQPMQQFHQQQRPLLNPYYANNQTPNMDLAHWYAGTGSLSMPANGTAGFNKENNCPNVYGGVVQSQAALPSDSQAKPGLPVQGQDLLPLAFQTSCTLQPSGNENCFAALQPQSVAGSATTGRQPRRTQLWNDATNLTSLYSKRKALVELIAKNCVPPKPDTPPAMNLPFWLDPTWASSLSPLDSFSMCTDPDKLLNISIPELKTLSNLPPLDTPNILLPEKKPIFTFDQDK, from the exons ATGACGAACAGTTTCTACGAGATGAGGTCCTTTCCGGACCTGGTAGCCAACTTGGCAGCGGAAGGTGCCAAGATGTACAACACTAGGCAGTCGTACAACGGCCAAATGGGTTATAATATGAAGCTTTATAACTATCAG TCTGCGCCGTATGTATCGCAGGTGTACGGCAACTGCCACCCGAAGCAGCGCTACACCCCGTATCCCAATCGCAACTACGGAGGCTTGAGCGGAGGGCCTAGCAACGGTAGTGCACCCAGTAGCATTAACCAAAGCAACCTTTGTCCGCCGAATCATCTAGTGCAGCCTTCATTCCCGCCAGGAAGCGGTAGCTTTCAGGCGGTTTCAAACAAGTCGCTGAACTCGTCGCTCAACAGTAGCGGTTCCGATTCGGGCAAGAACTCGACGTTCTACAGCAATAACACTAGCGGCTGCAGTAGCCCCCATCAGAGCAACTACTCGACCGATAGCTTGTGTACCGGCAGCAGTAACGGTCACAATAGCAGCGCCATGAACACGAGCGGACCGGGGCCGAGTTTGAGCTCGGTGCTGTCGGCATCGGTCCCTCCGGCCGAGCAGACAGCCACCGATCGCGAACAGAAGGAAGCAATCACGCTGCAGATCAGCAATCTCGATGGCACAATTGATGAGCACCGAATGCACCAGTATCTGTTGTGTCAGCTCGAACCGATTACGCCGGTTATATCGCTCACCATCGAAAGCCCTTCGCTGGCGAAGGTGAAGGTTCCGTCGGCACAG TGTGCCAAACACGTTGTGGCCAATCTGCATCGCAAAAAGATCGGCCACAAGCGTATGGTTGTGTCGTACATCAAAGATCCGTCATCGGCCGAATCGTCGGCGCTGCGTTGCCAGGTGGCCGGTCTGCTGAACGATGTCCCGTTCTACAGCTTGCCGATCAATCGGTTCCGGGAGCTGTTTCAATCGCGCTTCAAGTCGTCGATTAACGTGCTAGATCTGTACCGAATGCAGGACGTGTGCACGATCACGACCGACAAAAACGAGGAGAAGTACATCTCGCTGCAACCGGAGCTGGTCGACACGCTCCGGAACAACCCGCTGGTCGAGACGTCTCAGCACAGTGTTCCGTACTGTATGTACCACTTCAAGCAGAAGAAGGAGAAGGGCTGGGCCGAGCAGGAGATTGAGCCACTACCGAGCGTAATGATTGGGATCACGCAGCTGCAGGCGCTGGTGTACTCGCTGCTAAAGTCTCACAAGAACGACATCCCGGTGGCCAGCATACTGTACTGCATCGAGCACGAGCTGCAGGCGAAAATCGTGCCCAACGAGAACGGTGTTCCGCTCGAGCATCTGCTGTGCTGCATCCGCGGAGTGCAGATCACGCACAACAGCTTCGGCATCAAGGTGATCTCCTGGCTGGACCACGAGCTTAACTCTACCAAAGACAACGATG ATGCGTGGTCCGTGAATATGCGCTACATGCCCGTGAGTCCCTCGAACGAGTTCCTGCAGCAGATCTCCCGCGAGGTGGTGGAACTGATCAAAATGTCACCGAAATCGACGATGCGCTTCACGCGCTTCATCCCGGCCTACCACGGTCACTTCGGGAAGCAGTGCCGGGTGGCGGACTACGGCTACACCAGACTGATCGAGCTGTTCGAGGCACTCTCACCGGTGGTGCAAGTGATGGGAGACGGCGAAAACCGTCACATCACGTTGACCCACCGCACGCAGATCCGGCGCTTCACGAACGACCTGCTGAAGATCTTGCGCGGTCGCCCCAGCAAGTCGCTACTGCTGTCCCAGCTGCCGATGATGTTCTCGCTGGCCCAGAACCGGCTGTTCGATGTGACCGACTACGGGGTGTGCGAACTGTACGACATCGTTGATGGGTTGATCTACAGCAACTCGATCGTGTCGAAGGCGTGCAACGACAACGACTTGCTCATCTCGATCGTCAAGCGTAAACAAACCGCAGCGGAGATGGAGAAAACGTGCGTCTTTGCCGGCGAAGCGGTGGAACTGTTCCGGAAGGCACCGCAGTTCTCGATcctgttcaaaaagtttgtCCGCTCGTACCACTACCACTTCGGTTACCAGTGCCGGCTCAGTGATTACGGATTTATGAAGCTGTCCGACCTGCTCGAAGCACTCGGTGGACTCATTGAG ATGGAACAGAGCAACGACGAAGATCGGAAGACGTACCTTAACTATCACGTGGCGCTGAGAATATTCGCTGAGCAGGTGCAGGAGATCATCAGCCACTGCACGGGAAGCTCCAGCACCATGGTGCGGCTCAGCGGGATCCTGAACGTGCACAAGAACAAGTACGGATACCAGTTGCAGCCGAGTTCGCTCGGATTTAGCACCATGTTCGATGCCATGCGGGCCCTACCGTACACGGACATCTTTGAGTCCGGCGGCGACTACATGGTGGTGTCCCACTTGGACGACTCGGCCTTCCGGATGCGCACTTACGCCGTGTGCGTCGTGCTGATCGCCTCCCAGAAGGACCGCGTGCCGGTGATGGAGTTGGTGCGTGACTATCAGCAGCGCTTTAAGGAGTGCTTGACCGAGAAGCAAATTGCGAGCATGAAACACGCCGTCATG ATGGAAATGGATAAGGGTTCTCCGACGGTGACAATGACACCGCTGATGAAGTTTGTCCTACGTCTGGTCCAAGTTGTGAAGCAGCGAGCGCCGATCAACGTGTGCGATCTGAAGCAAACCTTGGGCGTATCTTTGAGGACGTGTTTTGAATTCG GGTTCCCGAATCTGTCGTCCGTTATCAACGCATTTCCGGATGTGTTTGTAGCGAACAATATGGCTTGCATTCACGAGCGGAGCTACATCGAGCTGAACCGTGACTGCATCCTCGCGAAAGTATGTGTTGACGTTGAAGATCGTCCTTCGACGGCTGCCCCACTATCCGATGGTGGCGCGAATGAAAACGTGAAACCACCGACCGTAGACTATCGTCTCCGGCCTGTGCTGGCCGCATCGGCCGGTCCGAACCCGGTGGCTACCGAGCCCGCTTGGCGTAACCACGTTTACCCGCCACCGCAGCAGTCGCTCCTGAATCCGATTGCTTCGAAAGGGCTGCAGCTACCCCCGGGACCTCCCCAGCTTCATCACGGATCGGTGGGTCTGCCGATGCAACCTTTGCAACCGATGCAGCAGTTCCACCAACAGCAACGCCCTCTACTGAATCCATATTACGCCAATAACCAGACTCCCAACATGGATCTGGCCCACTGGTACGCCGGTACGGGCTCTCTGTCGATGCCTGCAAACGGCACCGCTGGGttcaacaaagaaaataacTGCCCCAACGTCTACGGTGGTGTTGTGCAAAGTCAGGCGGCGCTGCCATCAGACTCTCAAGCCAAGCCGGGCCTACCGGTACAGGGCCAAGATTTGCTTCCGCTCGCGTTTCAAACGAGCTGCACATTGCAGCCCTCCGGTAATGAGAATTGCTTCGCGGCACTTCAACCGCAGAGTGTTGCCGGAAgtgccaccaccgggcgccaACCACGTCGAACTCAGCTCTGGAATGATGCGACCAACTTGACGTCGTTGTACAGCAAACGGAAGGCGCTCGTAGAGCTGATTGCGAAAAATTGCGTGCCTCCGAAACCGGACACTCCGCCAGCGATG AATCTTCCCTTCTGGCTCGATCCAACATGGGCCAGCTCGTTGTCCCCTCTGGATAGCTTCTCGATGTGCACCGATCCTGACAAGTTG CTTAACATCTCGATCCCGGAGCTGAAGACGCTCAGCAATCTGCCGCCACTCGATACGCCGAATATCCTGCTGCCGGAGAAGAAACCGATCTTCACCTTCGATCAAGATAAGTAG
- the LOC128274243 gene encoding protein atonal-like, which yields MSSAYVQQQQQYNHASAYGAGGNMAAYGGAGALGLDTVGYSHYNNGSGTNGASMIGTGGCYGYGTDSGCSEGYHSPGPVSSPESYYNNTSPAEYTSPASPYTGFGYGASTMHGAGRAASNVNGTCDQYYNYATNCFKTASPTVPRYAVAESGPPLRDRSLPSEYSRCDDVPQEIPPRATFSSSSHPAAPKRSATTMAPCQASHSAPFYNPYAIPAVRDHSSPTHSSGSSVSPTPSHLSEQSAVTIQPEVVKKRRLAANARERRRMNSLNDAFDRLRDVVPSLGNDRKLSKFETLQMAQTYIAALNELLSRD from the coding sequence ATGAGTTCGGCGtacgtgcagcagcagcagcagtacaatCATGCCTCAGCGTACGGCGCCGGTGGAAATATGGCTGCATATGGTGGTGCCGGAGCTCTTGGGCTGGACACTGTCGGCTACAGTCACTACAACAACGGTAGCGGCACCAACGGAGCTTCCATGATCGGTACGGGTGGGTGCTACGGTTACGGCACGGATAGTGGGTGCTCCGAAGGCTATCACAGCCCAGGTCCGGTGTCCAGCCCGGAGTCGTACTACAACAACACGAGCCCCGCCGAGTACACCAGTCCGGCCAGTCCGTATACCGGCTTCGGATATGGCGCTTCCACGATGCACGGTGCGGGACGAGCGGCCAGCAATGTCAACGGGACCTGCGATCAGTACTACAACTACGCCACGAACTGCTTTAAAACGGCATCCCCGACCGTACCTCGGTACGCGGTAGCTGAGAGCGGTCCTCCGCTTCGCGATCGATCCCTGCCGAGTGAGTACTCGCGGTGTGACGACGTCCCACAGGAGATCCCACCTAGGGCAACATTTTCGTCCTCATCACACCCGGCGGCTCCTAAGCGATCGGCCACGACGATGGCTCCCTGTCAGGCCAGTCACAGTGCACCGTTCTACAATCCGTACGCGATACCGGCGGTCCGAGATCACAGCAGCCCTACGCACAGCTCCGGAAGTTCCGTTTCGCCGACTCCGTCACACTTGAGTGAGCAGTCTGCGGTCACGATCCAGCCGGAGGTGGTGAAAAAGCGCCGCCTGGCGGCGAATGCTCGCGAACGGAGGCGCATGAACAGTTTGAACGATGCGTTCGATCGGCTGCGGGATGTGGTGCCATCGCTCGGGAACGACCGGAAGTTGTCCAAGTTCGAAACGCTCCAGATGGCACAGACATACATCGCGGCCCTCAACGAGCTGCTGTCACGAGACTAG